The Candidatus Koribacter versatilis Ellin345 genome has a segment encoding these proteins:
- the trxA gene encoding thioredoxin has protein sequence MATDTIVEVTDSNFDQLVLKSDKPVLIDFWAAWCGPCKALAPIVDEVAQSYNGKVTVGKMDVDKNAATPSRYGIRGIPTLLLFKGGQVQEQIVGYVARERIEQAINKAL, from the coding sequence ATGGCAACTGACACGATCGTAGAAGTAACAGATTCGAATTTTGACCAATTAGTTCTGAAATCCGATAAACCCGTCCTCATTGATTTCTGGGCAGCATGGTGCGGTCCCTGTAAGGCACTCGCCCCGATCGTGGACGAAGTGGCGCAGTCGTATAACGGCAAAGTAACGGTCGGCAAAATGGACGTCGACAAGAACGCCGCGACCCCGTCCCGCTACGGCATCCGTGGCATCCCCACCCTTCTGCTCTTCAAGGGCGGCCAGGTGCAGGAACAAATCGTCGGCTACGTGGCCCGCGAGCGCATCGAGCAGGCGATCAACAAAGCCCTCTAA